aagcaaatcaattagcaactcacaattatcaatcaacaaaggagtttaacaactcaagagtctctaattattCAACCAAAGTCAAAAGATTCAATAACAACAAATGGAGAAGCaagcaataaacatgaaatacctcaaattacattaataaaagaaatcaaatctaacatgagaattcataaataaaagtaatagaataaataaaagtagaagagaaagtaaagtaaaggaacattgaacctgaatttgatgaagaaataaacctaaaactaagagagaggagactctctctagaaactacatctaagacctaaaattgtgaatgagAAGTATATGAATGATTAtcccactctgcagcctctaatatgtattttctgGGTCGAAAACTGGGTCATAAACAGTCCAGATATCACCCCAGCGATTTCTAATACGTCCAGCACGTGGCTCtgttacgcgtacgcgtcgcccacgcgtacgcgtcacttgtcTGCGGCAcaattcacgcgtgcgcgtcacctaACAGCAAGGCAACTAtgtcaaattatatattgttgcgaagccccggatgttagctttccaacgcaactgaaaccgcctcatttggacttctgtagctcaagttatgatcgattgagtgTGAAGATGTcagggctgacagctttgcagttccttcaacttcttgtattctttccacttttgcatgcttcctttccatcttctaagCCATTCGTGTCCTGtgatctctgaaaacacttaacacacatatcaaggcatcgaatggtaataagagaggattaaacatagcaaaattaagactaaagaagcatgttttcaatcatagcacaaaattaagaaggaaaatgtaaaacatgcgatttaaatgaataagtgtgagaataatggataaaatctactaaattaagcacaagatgtaccacgaaatagtggtgcattagctatgctttaaaaataaatattttttaatattattgttagTACTCTttgttaacttttaatttttatcaattttttatttatttttcttgttgatagtatgaatattttttttaaattttttttatctttacttatgtatattattatatttttttaatagaatttgtagtatttattattcatataaaatttttaatcatttttattaatacgtatttttttatagaattttatttttttattggactttgtatattttttactatatgttcttaaattagtatatattttatttattattattaattttataatataaatttcatTAGAaggatataattaaatataaaaagagtACTAAAGAAGAGTACtaacaaattataataaaaagtattaaatttaaacacataaatttaaattctttttaaaagttaaaataatatagttttgaattttataaatttatgtctattttagtaatttttgtttaaacttaattttgaatgatttaacCAAACAACATTCATCTTattataatcaattttaatacaaaattacGAAACATAAATCACATTAATACCAActcaatttttatcaaaattaagtttgtaaaatcaattttatataaattctcGTTTGTAACTCTAATTCAAACACATAATTGGTAACGAAAGCTGCTGAAGTTTAGATGACACCAATATCACTAGATTGGCTACAATTTCGTGGATGCTTCCCTGATAAGCTCAATTCTGGCGCCAACCACTAGATGGCTCCCAATTTCGTGAATGCTATACCTGAAATGATTTCTGCTCTGTTCCATTTTATAGTCATTAAAGCTAAATAGAGTACAAATTCACTTTGCAAACGTCATTCTTAAAATGGCCACGCATATTCTTGAAATTATTTTACCTGATACGCATTTTAATAATAAagattttttcatatttatttatataaaaaaatcctGGCGCCTTGTACAAGTACAAATTTAGAGAAGGTGTTACATCTTTTAGGAACTGGCCTAGTAGAATTAAGTTATTGACTTTGACCACGAGACTGTGGTGGTACTAGTATTCCATGCAGAATTCCTTTTTCTAAAAGTCTCTCCTAAATGCTAACATGGATAAGAACAAAGTTAAAGCACTTCGCCAAGAAACAACATCACTTACCAACTCATCCCTGCAAATATCTTTTCCGTACATGATTCAATATTTAATCCCATCGCTTCCTCCAACAGGCCTATTAATGTGCCTCTTAATGTAAATGTTATTGTTGCAAATATTGAATCTCAAAAAACCCGGAGAAAATGCGCTGTAATCTAGTCATTAGATGCATAAGTTGCATACTCTTGGAAGTTGGAACATCTATAAAATGTTTCAGATATTTCATATTTCAGAggtaaaattcttttttaaaatcagaaaaaatcactaatttcatataaagaattaaaaaaaagtttaggtataagtaaatatttttttcgattAAAATGAGTACTTTTTTTGGGTGACTATTAAAATGAGTAATTTCTGGAAACAATAAAATATCCAAgtttcataattaattttattgaaaaagatacCCAGTACCCCACCCTAAACACCGAATGAATTGAATGTGATTTTCGCGTGAGGTGCTTCTCTGAAAGGAGGTGCGGCGTTACATTCCATCATCGTAGTGCTAATTCGGCCCCCTTTTATCCCTCTTTCTTTTTAATGTGGCTTAGACCATCAAAGGAGAAAAACAAGAGACCGCAGTAAAAAGGAGAAACGgaagggttttctatggttatGGCATGGCATGACATTACATCGTTCCCACCTACTGATTAGTTACTACTGACCTGCATTTTGGTTGTAACTCTTATATTactttctagtttttttttttaattattttattttttcaaccgATGGAAAAGAACAAGTATCAGATTCTGGGTTCCGCTTCTGGTCAACAACCTCCGACAAATGAACCGCAGGTACCACACTCTAATTTGTCTTCTTATTATGAAAAGTTCAATCTTTTGTCCAAAGATTGTTTtttccatttaaaaaaaaaaagctttttAACCGTCTCGCCCCTGTTTCCTTTCAACGGCGATCTTATGGCCTACTATTGTTCGAGTCGCTAAACATTGCATATTTTAGTTTGGTTGTTAGAGAAGCCAGAATTTCGTAACAACCACTGTATGGATGGAGTGTGTCGGTAATCATAATTAGAATCATATTTTAGGGAGTAATTTATAACACCTATGTGTTGGTAACATGCATCATTCGTATTGTTTATCCTGTTGATTTTGCTGAGATGAGAGTGTATATCTGAATAACAGGGCAACAAACAGAAAGGCCAAGCAAATGTGACAGTTTTGCCTAACTCAAAACAACAGCAGCAGCTATCCATTGCCCCTAAACCCTACACTCCTCAAAGTGCTACAGAACAGTTCCTGGCAATGACCATGCCCACCAATCAGTGGCAACAAGCTCAGATGTTTGCACAGTTAACAACACCGCCACCACCAACCTATTGGCAACCTCAGTGGCCTTCTGGTGTTGCTCCATTTATGGGATCAAATTTTCCCCCAATTTATCAGCCATTCCCTCCTAATGGCACCACTGATCCTAGCTGCCAAGGTGTTGGAACTTCCTCAACTACCCGGCCTCTAGTTCCGGATATGCATTACCCTATTCCCTACCCGTATCCTGGATTTCCAGGTAATTAAGCAATCTTGTAgttcattttaatattttcattaccAAGTATATGGGAGACAGAGGTATAATCCCCcccaacaaaacaaaaagattttgttttggattttaATTAGAGTGTATATCTATTTGGGTAAATAAGTATTTGGACATAGTAATTTTCATGAGGTAATGCTTCATTTTCCATGTTATACTTGTCAATGTTCGGATGCATTTCAGGGTGTTCGTATAATGTATTATTAAGGTTAAGGTGTTGCCTACACTCTACAGGTCCTTGTGATCCATCATCTTGGTTGAGTCAAATGCAGCAATTACAGCATCTCTATGCTTACAATTTTCCTGGTGCGCATGGCTATTCTTCGGTAGCTCCTACTGCGCCTGGCTTCTCAGCTTCTGGAGAGCAATCTTCCCATAAAGGAACTATCAGACCACCTGCAAATCTTTCTCAGAAGCACCAGCAACTCTGGGAAGCTCAGGTGGATGATTTTCTTCCCAAATTCTCACTCCTGCATTGCACTAATAATTTATTGTTACTTCATTGTATTAATAATATCAACAAGCTTATTCTTGCAGTCAGCAGAGAATGTCCAGCTCTGGAGCATAATAGATAAATTGCAGGCTGAAGTTTCCGATTACAAGGTTCGTCTCACAAGGCTTGAAGAAGAAGTTTCATCACTCAAACAAAAAGCAGCAGCGCCTCCCCATAATGAAGTTAAGGGTAATATCCCTAAAGCGGCAGTGCCTCCCCGTAATGAAGTTAAAGGTAATATCCCTTTAGGGGAAGTTAATGGAAATATCCCTTTTGGAACAGGACAGCCACGAAAGAGAGGGAGGCCACGTAAGCGGCCACTGGATATACTGTATCCGTATCCAATCCATCAAGAATCTCAACCACAAACTCAGTGTAGAAAGCCAGCGCCACTAATTAAGCCTCACTTTGAAATTAAACCATCTCTCTTTGAGAAAGTTATCCTTAAGCCACATGATCAAGGTGTGCCAAATCACTCTACAATGGCAAAGCAGCAAACCAATGAAAAGATCTTAGATGCCGTAACACCAGAAGTGAGTGGCAACATCCAAAACAATCAAGGCAAATCATTGTTGCCTACACACGGAAGCGAAGTTTATCAGGAATATCAGGGACCCCAATCATATGCTAGTGGCAGCGCTTATGCTTCGGGAGCATGggttagttttaaaaatttagacatGGTAACAGCCTATTGTGTACTTCCAAATCCAAAAGAAGTACGATGGAGTAATGGGATTGTTTCGGCTAGATACCGAGGAGATACTGATAAAGGGAGTCATGGGGGAACTCATTGCATACCCATTCAAAACTCTGCTAAGGAACTGTTAAATGCAGCAAGTAAAGGTCATTTCCATAATGGCATTGTTAtcaaacaagaacaagaagaaggagCAAAGGTATCACCTGGACAGAGTTCTGCTAATGAAACAGAGGAGGTGGAAGATACTAACTCAGGATCAGCCGAAGATGAAAATGAGGATGAAATGGAAGATGACACTGGCTCCAGTGCTGAAGAAACTGATGTGCCTAAAGATGAGGGTGAGTGCACCATGAATAATAGTTGACAGTATTATTTCAAGTCTTTTTGCATTCCAAATCACTGACTATAGTAAACTGAGCAATGGGACCATTTTCTTACTAACTTTTTTAATGGTTTCCCAGAGTTTTGGTAGGAACTAGGGACCAGTATCAGTATGTAGATTACCATAATATTTCGCCATATTAATCGCTCCATGCATTtcgaataattttatatatgccATGACCAAGAAGATtactttgattattttattattaacacTACTTGGaactaatttttagtataaataaatacTGCACGAAAAGGAAATGCATGTATTAATCATTAGaagttgaaaaaatattattctttctttatttttatctgaAACTGCATTTGTTAGATGCTATAGTCTATAGATCCGCATTTTGTTTCAGAAAATAATGAATCCTATTCGATGGTTGTAAAAGAATTTGAGATATTCTAGTTTTATTGTGCATCATACAACATAATACGTGTCTAATACGGAACAGTTAGATACATCGAGTCTTCTTATGTCCCTGATGAATTTTTGCTTGTAGACGACGAAGCTGTAGATTTTCATAGAaccctttttctattttctgaaaTTGTTTGAGTAAAACCCCACTTTGGGCCTTAATCATTTTGCGAACTCCCATTCCACCCCCTTATCAATTGAAAAATGATATTGCAGCCCTTAATCAGTGTCTTTGCCAAACTTTTTTAGTTAAAGAATGATATTGCGCCATTATAGTTAAAGAATGTTGTTAACGTGTACCATTAACTCAACACGTGTCAAGCAACCATTTGAAGGGACTAATTGGCCCCCTATGACTCAATGAAAACGCTGCATTTTGTTGCCCCCTCTTCAATGATTTCTCCAAAGCTGATTTCGCTATCGGTTTAGATAATTTCACTCTTGGCGGAGGAGGAAGGGCAGAAATGAATCACGACGGTGATTGAAGGCAAAGCTTCCGGTATGGTTCTAGCAGATTGAAATTGTACAGGGATTGCAGTGATGAGCTTGCTATGATTGTGCTTGATTCGTCAAAGTTGTTAGGATTGGGAATTATGATAATAATGGTAATGCTATGGTTGAGGTTAGTGAGAATTGTGGGGTTGGTGATGGTGATGTGAAATCGGAAAGTGGAATAGATCAATTGGATGATGTGGAGAGAGTAGAGGGTGATGGGTTATCGGATTTGGAGGGAGAAGATTCAATGCGCATAGTAAGTAATAGTGATGTAAAATTGGAGGGTGGATTGTGTTTGTGTGGTGAGGGTGGGGGATTGaatcaatttgataattttggTGTGCAATTGAGGTTGGAACACaaggagaaaagagagaaagagaaggttGAGGAGGGAGGTTGTCTGATTTTAAGCATTCAGAGGGTGAGGATAATGACAGATAATGATATGTTATAAGCTTCTTTGTAGCCTTTGACTCAAATGACTTGGATGATTTTCTGCTAGATAATGATAGATTTGATTGACGTCTTGAGATGTTTGTTTTTCTCTGCGAGAAGCAAAAATGGAACAATGAAGTTGATCAACGAAAGGAAGAAGTAAAGTGTTCTTGACCTCTCCAAAATACAGTGTTTTGCTGAGTTATCAGGAGGTGATTTGTCCctttaaatatttgtttgacACATGAGTTAGCAGTACACGTAAGTAACATCCGTTAATTATAGGTGGAGACATTAACAAAGGAGACCAAAAGACGGAAACAACGATTAGGAACCGTAATGTTATTTTAGGATGGAATTTTATTCATTGTTTTAAAACATCAAACCTTATAGGTCTTCCTTTTTGTTAAGACCCAAAAAAGGCCTAAATTCAACTCTTGTATTTTATTATACTTGAAAAAATGAATGACAAAAAATAAcctgaaaaatatattttatttgctttggtcttctcttttgtttagacaccaaaaaaaatgtttaattggttttcctttaaaaaaataaaataaataaataataggagaaaggaagaaaagtctTCCCCTAGCTGTTAACTGTTAAGTGTTAACTGATATAAAGTCAATTGCGTAAACATAACCTGCTTAGAAAcgttaaaagaaaaatgcaaataACCTATATTATAAGACGAAAATAAGTTTTCATAACTCTTAAGTAGACGGGAAAGGAGAATACAAAAATACGAGTACTTTTTTTTTGGTTCATAAATAGTAAATATGAATAACTATGAACTATGATATGAGTATTTCAAGGCCCCATGGCAAAGTGAGGATGGAAAGAAACGCACCGGATTCTAAAAGgttcaaataatttgttatttggTTAGCAttgtcattttcaaaaattggtgTATAACATTTGTGATCCGTGCATTAAGATGACCAATCCATAATGGGAATTTAGATGTGGAAAACGCACCGGATTTTAAAAAGTGCAAAAAAATTGGTTAGCATTGTCATTTTCAAAAACTGGTTTCAAAAAATGGTGTATAACATTTGTGATCCGTGTATTAAGGTGACTAATCCATAATGGGAATTTAGATGTGGAAATTTCGAAGCAGTGACCGCAATAATGGGGAGTCCAAgtgattaacaaaataaataataaggtaACTAACTTGtgttggtcgagtggtcaacTCACTTGTCCACTTAAGCAAGTGTTGGGAATTCGAACACGGTCTTGTGTATGTAGCAATTCATTGGCCAGagacaaacccttaaatggagcttaGATCCGCGACGGATTAATCCTTAATTTGTCGGATTGGAGGATACCGTttgaataaacaaaataaataaataaacaatgtCACATGGGACTTGTATTTAAATGTCGTAGTATTCATTTCTTCTTTAAGAATCCATGAATACAAATATACAATACACCCGAATCGTCATTGGTCCAGCTATGGAAATTTACATTAATGCCACTACAAatcaatatagaagagaatcatttttatttaatgtcaaAAAGCTATGAATGGACACTATATTATATCAATATTAATACATGTATTTTATGTCATTTGACATGTATTTTTTACCTAAAGTTGGATGTGCCCGTTTTAGAAGAGAGATGTCGTAACCAATTATTATAGGATGAAATAAGCCTAGACTCTATAGAGTGTAGAGTGCAACCTAAGAACACCATTTCACCGCCGGCACCGCCATTCATACAAAGAACAAAAAGGAAATCCAATTATATGACAAATAAtaaagcaaataaattgccaatGGAGGATTACCACGTGCGCCAGTGCCAATTTGCATATGGCCGCAAACACTCTCTCAAAGTCATCAATCTTGGGACAGATAAAGATGGATATCTAATAGTCTtaatatgatttaaattaaGAGCTTCTTTTGTAGATATTTGTCaagaatattatatacatataggattttttaataaaaaaatattcaataaataatgagtttctcaaattttatttatgactcaaattaatttcttaaatttatcAATGTCAATTACGTTTGTCTCTATGACCCTATCTATAATGATTTGAggaattaagttatttttaaaataaatttaaacattttCAATTTGATCATTTAAGGTTCAGAATAATATACACTTATTATGCTTGGAATTAAATTCTCTACCTTAAcctaccaaaataaataaattttcaaccTTTCAATCTAGCACTACTCTTGCAGTCAAATAATAAGAATGAATTTCGGTattgtataaaataatataatattaatagatggatttatttaaaataaataagtatgCATAAttaatacttatttatttaattatcaaaattcaTTAATGATATCTAACTTTTAGACTTTAttcaaacaaaattattttaaagaaaaagagaaaattatgatattttaacaaaaatatctaaCAAACAATAACATAAAATTGTCAATCCACTGTAACTCAAATAAAAGGCAGAAAAAAATCTTCTTTATCACAGCATTGTGTTGGAACATTTGAAAAGTGAAAAATAGGTGTGTCTTTGAGAAGCTAATGAGCCCAGCACTGAAAATAGTGCAACCTAGTGAGTGAAGTCAATAGCCATACCTGATGAATGCTAATAATTTCTCTTCattattactttattattttttaagctaTTTGTCTTCGAATCACATTTGGTGATAATTGAAAATACCCAACTTCTTTTATACTTTCTTATGGAAACAATTATacaataatatttatctttgagAGGAAaaaaatgacataatttttttatacttactTAGAGGTCGCGAGTTCGAGTCTCGCTCTTaactttaaaaaagaaaaaagataaca
The Arachis duranensis cultivar V14167 chromosome 5, aradu.V14167.gnm2.J7QH, whole genome shotgun sequence genome window above contains:
- the LOC107487603 gene encoding uncharacterized protein LOC107487603 isoform X3, with the translated sequence MTMPTNQWQQAQMFAQLTTPPPPTYWQPQWPSGVAPFMGSNFPPIYQPFPPNGTTDPSCQGVGTSSTTRPLVPDMHYPIPYPYPGFPGPCDPSSWLSQMQQLQHLYAYNFPGAHGYSSVAPTAPGFSASGEQSSHKGTIRPPANLSQKHQQLWEAQSAENVQLWSIIDKLQAEVSDYKVRLTRLEEEVSSLKQKAAAPPHNEVKGNIPKAAVPPRNEVKGNIPLGEVNGNIPFGTGQPRKRGRPRKRPLDILYPYPIHQESQPQTQCRKPAPLIKPHFEIKPSLFEKVILKPHDQGVPNHSTMAKQQTNEKILDAVTPEVSGNIQNNQGKSLLPTHGSEVYQEYQGPQSYASGSAYASGAWVSFKNLDMVTAYCVLPNPKEVRWSNGIVSARYRGDTDKGSHGGTHCIPIQNSAKELLNAASKGHFHNGIVIKQEQEEGAKVSPGQSSANETEEVEDTNSGSAEDENEDEMEDDTGSSAEETDVPKDEGECTMNNS
- the LOC107487603 gene encoding uncharacterized protein LOC107487603 isoform X1, whose translation is MEKNKYQILGSASGQQPPTNEPQGNKQKGQANVTVLPNSKQQQQLSIAPKPYTPQSATEQFLAMTMPTNQWQQAQMFAQLTTPPPPTYWQPQWPSGVAPFMGSNFPPIYQPFPPNGTTDPSCQGVGTSSTTRPLVPDMHYPIPYPYPGFPGPCDPSSWLSQMQQLQHLYAYNFPGAHGYSSVAPTAPGFSASGEQSSHKGTIRPPANLSQKHQQLWEAQSAENVQLWSIIDKLQAEVSDYKVRLTRLEEEVSSLKQKAAAPPHNEVKGNIPKAAVPPRNEVKGNIPLGEVNGNIPFGTGQPRKRGRPRKRPLDILYPYPIHQESQPQTQCRKPAPLIKPHFEIKPSLFEKVILKPHDQGVPNHSTMAKQQTNEKILDAVTPEVSGNIQNNQGKSLLPTHGSEVYQEYQGPQSYASGSAYASGAWVSFKNLDMVTAYCVLPNPKEVRWSNGIVSARYRGDTDKGSHGGTHCIPIQNSAKELLNAASKGHFHNGIVIKQEQEEGAKVSPGQSSANETEEVEDTNSGSAEDENEDEMEDDTGSSAEETDVPKDEGECTMNNS
- the LOC107487603 gene encoding uncharacterized protein LOC107487603 isoform X2 — translated: MEKNKYQILGSASGQQPPTNEPQGNKQKGQANVTVLPNSKQQQQLSIAPKPYTPQSATEQFLAMTMPTNQWQQAQMFAQLTTPPPPTYWQPQWPSGVAPFMGSNFPPIYQPFPPNGTTDPSCQGVGTSSTTRPLVPDMHYPIPYPYPGFPGPCDPSSWLSQMQQLQHLYAYNFPGAHGYSSVAPTAPGFSASGEQSSHKGTIRPPANLSQKHQQLWEAQSAENVQLWSIIDKLQAEVSDYKVRLTRLEEEVSSLKQKAAAPPHNEVKGQPRKRGRPRKRPLDILYPYPIHQESQPQTQCRKPAPLIKPHFEIKPSLFEKVILKPHDQGVPNHSTMAKQQTNEKILDAVTPEVSGNIQNNQGKSLLPTHGSEVYQEYQGPQSYASGSAYASGAWVSFKNLDMVTAYCVLPNPKEVRWSNGIVSARYRGDTDKGSHGGTHCIPIQNSAKELLNAASKGHFHNGIVIKQEQEEGAKVSPGQSSANETEEVEDTNSGSAEDENEDEMEDDTGSSAEETDVPKDEGECTMNNS